CAGATGTAAGGTCTGCTTTCTGCCCCAGGATGCTTTCAAGTTTCTGAATCAGAAAAAGCAGCTGAAAGAggaagccaaaaaaataaaaaaataaaaaaataggccaCTCAAGGAGGGGTAGCTACAGCCTACAGCATCCCTGGTGGGGAGCATGTTCCCCAATCTCAAGAACCCCATCACCCCACCATGGGCAACTCCACCAGCCTCTCACTCACCAAAGTAATCGGCCTTCGGGTGAGCATCCATCTCTCGCTCCAGACGTTGGGTGAGGGCTTCTAATTTCAACTCAGCGGCCGAGGGTCTCAGCTCAGGAGCTGGGACGAGGGGCTGGCAGGGCAGCCTTACCCTAGGGCAGCTGGGGCTCTCCAGGAGCACAGGTCCCAGGCTACTATCAGAGGACCAGCCCAGGGGACCCTCTTTACAAGATAACTCAGGCAGGGTGGACATCACTGGATGAACAAGGCCGGTGGAGCTGAGCTTGGGACCAGTGCCAAGGTCTGTGCAACCAGGCTTCAGCCCCAGCCCAGGGACTGCACCCGACTGTGAACCGTCCAGGCCAGCAGGTAAGGATGACGGGGCAGAACTCGAAAGGTAAGATTTGGGCCCATCGTGGAACCAGGCTTGGGGGTCCTCACTGGGTTTGGACATCACACTTGAAACCTCACCCCCTGGCCCCGAGTTTGTTCTTGGAAGACCACCTTGCCTGGGGCAGCTCAGGGCCAGGGGTGCTGACAGAGAAGGGGTCCTGGGCTGAGCAGGCCCCAGGGCTGGAACTCCATTCTCCAAGTTTGGGGAAGGCAAGCCAGGGCTCACTCGTTGGGAGGAGGCAGTGGACCAAAGGCCTGCTGGCTTCTCGCTGCTGCGGCCACTAATGCCAGTATCCCGACCACCGAGGCTACCCTCAGAGGACCTGCTGGAGCTCAGGGAGAGCTGTCGCTGGTTTAGGGTATGGTCCCCGCAGGGTTTGGGCAGCGGTGGGTCACTACTCCCTGGGGGGCTAGGCCACCCACTCCCTACACCCAGGCCGACGCTAGGGGACACTCCTGGTTTGTCACCCCACTTAGGGCTGGCCAAGCAGAGGTTGTCGTAATAGTCTCCATGAGTGAGGCAGGAAGGATCCTCGCAGGGGCCTGGCTGGTGGAAAGTAGACATCTCAGAACTGGCCGGGCTCTCCCTGGAACTACAGTCCGGGCTGCCATGCTTTGTGCCGTGCAGGTATGGCCTGGCTCTCTGCTCCTGCGGTGGGCACGGGGGCTGCCCAGCAGTGAGGGTGGTGACTGCCCCAGGTGCCCCTGTCGAGGCAGCAAGAGGGGGCTTGGCAGCACCATCCACAGTCAGCTTGCTGCCCACACCAGCTTCCCGATGGGCTTGTGGGCCCAGGCGGCCCCCTCCATTGACAGGGCCTCTGCTCCCCCGGGGCAGGGTCTCCTCCTgcaggagctgctgctgctgctggaggtGGATTTTGGCCATCTTGGTGGCGAACACCCTGCGAGTTTCCTCAAACTCGGGGTTGTTGCCTGCACCCTTGTCCACTCGGAAGAGCCCATCCTTGGAGGCCTCATACATGTTCAGGTCCTCAATGAATTTACTGGCCTCCAGGCCCAGGTCGTCATACTTATCCATGCTGCAAACAGGTGTCCGGCCTAGCCCTGGTGCCGGATGTGTGGGTGTTGAGGGCAGCGGGGAGATGCTGGCGAAGCGTGGGGGCTCAAGTCCAGCCCAGGACAGGTAAAGGCTTCCACCTGCCCAGCGTGAGGGGCATGACCCCACGACTTAAGAGTCCAGCGGAAGTTGAGGCCACCACGCCAGCTGGACCAAGTTTGCTTCCCACTCCCTTTCTCCTGGAGAAGTCCTTGTGAGAGAGCTGGGGGCGCTTCGCTGTCCCGGGCGTGCTTAACGGagttcttttctcctcttcaaatcataaaaggaaaaagaaaatagcaaaaaagtaaaatcacatcCTCCTTAGGCAACCAAACACGAAACCCCACAGCAAGGCAGCAGCCGGCGGGGCCGGGTGACGCTGATTCGGCGGGGAGTGCAGAGGCCGCGGGTCCGGCCCGGAGCAAaggcgcggcggcggcgggcgcgcAGGTACGTCCCGGGCGCTGGGTCCTCCGTTGGGTCCTCCGCTGCTTCCCTGGAGCTGCGATCCCGGCCGGCGCCAGGCGGGAGCGCGGTCCGGGGCGTGCGGGCGGCCGAGCCGCGGCAGGAAGTTCACGGCAGCTGGGGCGGGCGACCCATTGTCCGATGGCGGCGGCGGCTCAGCGCGCGCGGGCCGGAGGGCGGCGGGACGCGGAAGTGAGTGCGCCAGGCACAGTCCCTGCGGCTCACTAGCCGGCTCTGCACGTCCCGAGCCCGCGCGAGGGCGGAGGGGGCGGAGGGGGCGGAGGGGGCGGCCGAGGGGCGGGGACGGCGTGCGTGCGGGCGCCACGGGGCAGGCCTGCCCCTGGCAGCGTGGCTGGGCTTCCCGTCCCCGGGCCTGGCTGGAGAACCCCGAGGGGTGCCCTGCACGTCCGTCCCGCGCTCTAGCACTGGGACTGCAAGGGAATCCGCCGCCGCCACTGCCGCCCCCTGCGAGTCCCGGACTCAACTGGGGGCTCCGACCTCCCTTCCAGTCCCGTGTCCTacgcccggccccgcccctggCAGCGCTGGGCGGGGTCCTCCGCTAGGAGACGGGCGGGCTGGGTAGACTGCGAGGACCCAACACATGCGCTGGGAGTTTGCAAGGAGTTTCGAGGGGGCGCGCTCCTCGCCTCACTGCCTCGGTTTCCCTGGTGGAAGGCCAGCCCTGTGTGCCTCTCGAGGCCGCCACTGCCCTAGCTGTGCCCGCCTCCCGGCTTGCCTGAGTTACGCTATTGGAGAGGTGCACGGGCGTGTCACCCGTGGCTGGCCCAACGTCCTCTTTGACAggtagggagactgaggcagagaggggGAAATGTCCGAGATACCAACTTAACCAGCAAAGCGTGGATGGGAGCCTGGGCCCTCTGTAAGGGCGGAAAAGAGGAAAGTGCACCCTTGTCCCGCGCGCGTTTCACATCCTCAGTGCAGCAGTAAAAGCACGTGCCCTGGTAGGCTTGCTATTCACAGAGGGACTCTGCAAGTGGATCGGCGCGGCTCCAGGAACGCCAGGCCTGACTCCTTGGCGCCCCCACATGGCCCGGGACTTCCTAGATCACTCTCCACACCAGCTCCCGGACGACCCGGGTGAAGTTTCATTTCCTACACAACAGCCAACGTGATCCTAGGGCAAATACTAGACCAGTCACCTCTCTGCTTTAAGTCCTCAGTGCTTACCCCGAACTTAAATTGAAATTGGCCTCTTACCACAGCCTTCCGGGCCTGGTCTAGGggtctcccctccctccctgtacTCTAGCTGCAGGAGCTTCCTGGTGTCTGCCCAGAGCTGGCCCCTAAACTGGGTGGCTCATCTTTCTCATCCCTGCTGAAGTCACCTCCTCCTAGAGGCCTTCTTGAAGTGGTTCCTGTTACTCTTTTTCAGCACCATCTTTACTTCCTGTTCAGAAGTTCTGACAACTATCTGTACTTATTTATTCTTCGGTTTACCTGCGTTTTTCTGTTCGGTTGGGTGGTAGGTTTTCCACTCCATTAGACTATGGAATATCTGTATGCCAAGTGCCTGGTATATATTAATAGTAGTACCTAATGGTTGAATAAGTGAATTAGCAAACCCCTATCTGCCAGAGTTGTGACCGGAGACAGGAAACATAATATACATGaatgtgggctgggcgtggtggctcaagcctgtaatcccagcactttgggaggccgaggcgggtggatcacgaggtcaagagatcgagaccatcctggtcaacatggtgaaaccccgtctgtactaaaaatacaaaaaattagctgggcatggtggcgcgtgcctgtaatcccagctactcaggaggctaaggcaggagaattgcttgaactcaggaggcggaggttgtggtgagccgagatcgcaccattgcactccagcctgggtaacaagagtgaaactccgtctcaaaaaaaaaaaaaaaaaaaatatatatatatatatatatatatatatatacacatgaatgTGCTTTATATTCTGTAAACCAGGGTTCCCCAACCCCTGGGTTGCTGACCAGTCTgtgacctgttaggaactgggctgcacagcaggaggtgagaggggGCAAGCCAGCCAAGcgtcatctgtatttacagccactccccgtCACTGGCATTACCTCCTGAGcttcacctcctgtcagatcagcagtggcattagattctcataggagcgcacAAACATTATGGTGAACTACCCTCGTGAggaatctaggttgcatgctccttatgagaatctcatgtctgatgatctgaggtggaacaatttCATCCCGTCTGTGAAAACACTGCCTTCCATTAAACTGGTCCCTCATGCCAGAAAGATTGAGGACTGCTGTTGTAAACCCAAAGTGTGGTTGGTGGACTCCATATCTCCAGGGAGCTTGTTGAAAATGCAGAATCTTAGGCCAAACTATCAAGTTACTGAATCAGAATcggcattttaacaagatttctGGGAGATTTGCTTGCATgataaagtttgagaagcactgctatAAAGCACTAtattaaaatgaagtatttttattaaaaatttatttttgttttttatctacAAGTAATAcatgtttctataaaaattttgaacaatacagacatatataaattttttgaagTTGTCCACACTTCCCTTTCTCAGAGGTAATCATAATTAAACAGCACTTAGGTGTTGGGTAATACTTATTAATTAATAACTGGATTTaggctggagaccagcctggctaacaaagcaagacccatgtctacaaaaaaaattttaaaaatcagccaggtgtgttggtgcacacctgtagtcctagctactggggagattgaagagagaggatcacttgagtccaggaattcaaggagtccaggaattcaaggcttcagtgagctgtgattgtgccactgcactccagcctgggtgacagagtgagacaacaaAACAACTGGACTCATAAATCAAGTGACTTGCTTATGAAATTTCTAGAACAGTACTTCTCCAAGTGTGGCCCTGAAGCCAACAGCATTAGCGTCTCCTGGAACTGGTCTAGACTAGTGCTCCCAAACTTGAACATGTATCCGAGTTCCTTGGGGAGCTTATTAAAACACTGATTCTGGACCctacccccagagtttctgattccgCAGGTCTCAGATGGGGACTAAGAATGAGTGtctctaacaagttcccagacgatgctgctgatgctgctggttcaggGACCACACACTGATACTCCAATCCACTTTGAGAAACACAAGTC
The genomic region above belongs to Saimiri boliviensis isolate mSaiBol1 chromosome 8, mSaiBol1.pri, whole genome shotgun sequence and contains:
- the LIMD1 gene encoding LIM domain-containing protein 1; protein product: MDKYDDLGLEASKFIEDLNMYEASKDGLFRVDKGAGNNPEFEETRRVFATKMAKIHLQQQQQLLQEETLPRGSRGPVNGGGRLGPQAHREAGVGSKLTVDGAAKPPLAASTGAPGAVTTLTAGQPPCPPQEQRARPYLHGTKHGSPDCSSRESPASSEMSTFHQPGPCEDPSCLTHGDYYDNLCLASPKWGDKPGVSPSVGLGVGSGWPSPPGSSDPPLPKPCGDHTLNQRQLSLSSSRSSEGSLGGRDTGISGRSSEKPAGLWSTASSQRVSPGLPSPNLENGVPALGPAQPRTPSLSAPLALSCPRQGGLPRTNSGPGGEVSSVMSKPSEDPQAWFHDGPKSYLSSSAPSSLPAGLDGSQSGAVPGLGLKPGCTDLGTGPKLSSTGLVHPVMSTLPELSCKEGPLGWSSDSSLGPVLLESPSCPRVRLPCQPLVPAPELRPSAAELKLEALTQRLEREMDAHPKADYFGACVKCSKGVFGAGQACQAMGNLYHDTCFTCAACSRKLRGKAFYFVNGKVFCEEDFLYSGFQQSADRCFLCGHLIMDMILQALGKSYHPGCFRCVICNECLDGVPFTVDSENKIYCVRDYHKVLAPKCAACGLPILPPEGSDETIRVVSMDRDYHVECYHCEDCGLELNDEDGHRCYPLEDHLFCHSCHVKRLEKRTSSTALHQLHF